The following coding sequences are from one Armatimonadota bacterium window:
- a CDS encoding aminotransferase class V-fold PLP-dependent enzyme → MKPVVLAPGPTKVHPEMGQWLQDAVEEGAIWQSHRSPWFLALFEETCNRVRSLLSIPDTHTILFMNSSNEAWERALQCLTSKASFHMVGGEFAMRWHQYDGWLGRNAIEWKYSHEFDGDFGDVDVPDEAEAICITNNETSIGLWTPEDQIHKLAKRYPDKMYMVDVVSSMPHCELDWSLVDVAMWSVQKGFHSTAGLSVTVVSKRALERADELEKTQSIGSFHAFNRVAGYAAKHMTAETPNVLAIYLLNKAAKKYQQIGLDVLRQGIRDRAAAFYSALEETSFGCLVKEKQYRSPTLFAVSTNGLDANELRAQWAKQNIWTGACYGPLKDGNFRVANFPMHTSEEHEVMLNAIREASMAKV, encoded by the coding sequence ATGAAACCAGTTGTTCTTGCCCCAGGTCCTACTAAAGTCCACCCTGAGATGGGCCAATGGCTTCAGGATGCGGTCGAAGAGGGAGCCATTTGGCAGTCCCACCGATCGCCGTGGTTCCTGGCGCTGTTCGAAGAAACGTGCAATCGGGTTCGGTCGCTCCTTTCGATCCCCGATACTCACACCATCCTCTTCATGAACTCATCCAACGAGGCTTGGGAGCGCGCCCTGCAGTGTCTCACCTCGAAGGCCTCGTTCCACATGGTCGGTGGCGAGTTCGCTATGCGATGGCATCAATACGACGGCTGGCTGGGCCGCAACGCCATCGAGTGGAAGTACAGCCACGAATTTGACGGCGACTTTGGCGACGTGGACGTCCCGGACGAAGCCGAGGCGATCTGCATCACGAATAACGAAACCAGCATCGGCCTTTGGACGCCCGAGGATCAGATTCACAAGCTGGCCAAGCGCTATCCAGACAAAATGTACATGGTCGATGTGGTGTCGTCCATGCCCCATTGCGAGCTCGATTGGAGTCTGGTCGACGTCGCGATGTGGTCGGTGCAGAAAGGCTTCCACAGCACGGCAGGCCTCTCGGTCACGGTCGTTTCGAAGCGAGCTTTGGAGCGCGCCGACGAACTCGAAAAGACGCAGAGCATCGGTTCATTCCATGCGTTCAACCGCGTCGCTGGGTACGCGGCGAAGCATATGACGGCGGAGACGCCAAACGTGTTGGCGATTTACCTCCTTAACAAGGCGGCCAAGAAGTATCAGCAAATCGGCCTCGATGTCCTGCGGCAAGGCATCCGCGACCGTGCGGCGGCGTTCTATTCGGCGTTGGAAGAAACCTCATTTGGTTGCCTTGTGAAGGAAAAGCAATACCGCTCGCCAACCTTGTTTGCTGTGAGCACCAATGGCCTCGATGCCAACGAGCTTCGGGCTCAATGGGCTAAGCAGAACATCTGGACTGGTGCGTGCTACGGACCGCTGAAGGATGGCAACTTCCGCGTCGCCAACTTCCCGATGCACACGTCGGAAGAGCATGAAGTGATGCTGAACGCGATCCGCGAAGCATCGATGGCGAAAGTCTGA
- a CDS encoding polysaccharide deacetylase family protein — MSFALLLVLLSHPTTPRRAPEPWHIELAPKVNSAKLRVEASTWKSAQREVSANKSRLEGGPETLQELRKSILKEGPETGKKIALTFDDGPHLKATDDLIKILKEEHVPATFFVVGFMAEKYPNLVRSIKAAGFEIGNHSYSHVTLTKLTTEEILTEYKANNDVIQRLTGAPARYCRPPGGDIDSEVVRNAAKLGMTTVLWTADPADYSNPKDDLLLDREVAKLDSGAIFLLHDGSKSTLATLREFIHVARKKGYKFVSLDEMRADTK, encoded by the coding sequence ATGTCCTTTGCTCTCCTTTTGGTCCTGCTATCCCACCCAACCACCCCCCGACGCGCGCCGGAGCCATGGCATATCGAACTGGCGCCGAAGGTGAACTCAGCCAAGCTTCGGGTAGAGGCTTCAACATGGAAGTCGGCCCAGCGAGAGGTTTCGGCGAACAAGAGCCGATTAGAGGGCGGTCCTGAGACCTTGCAAGAACTCCGAAAATCGATTCTTAAGGAAGGGCCGGAGACTGGCAAGAAGATCGCATTGACCTTTGACGATGGTCCGCATCTGAAGGCCACCGACGACCTGATCAAGATTCTAAAGGAAGAGCATGTTCCGGCGACCTTCTTCGTGGTGGGCTTTATGGCCGAGAAGTATCCCAACCTGGTCCGTTCGATCAAGGCCGCAGGGTTCGAGATTGGTAACCACAGCTACAGCCACGTGACGCTGACCAAGCTGACCACCGAGGAAATCCTGACCGAATACAAGGCCAACAACGACGTGATTCAGCGGCTGACGGGCGCGCCCGCTCGCTACTGCCGCCCGCCAGGTGGGGACATCGACTCCGAGGTTGTTCGCAACGCGGCCAAGCTGGGCATGACCACCGTCCTGTGGACGGCCGATCCGGCGGATTATTCGAATCCCAAGGACGACCTCTTGCTCGATCGTGAAGTCGCCAAGCTGGATTCGGGCGCAATCTTCCTCCTCCACGACGGCTCGAAGAGCACGCTCGCGACGCTTCGCGAGTTCATCCACGTGGCGCGGAAGAAGGGTTATAAATTCGTCAGCCTTGACGAGATGCGAGCCGACACGAAGTAG